Proteins encoded in a region of the Magallana gigas chromosome 8, xbMagGiga1.1, whole genome shotgun sequence genome:
- the LOC105317599 gene encoding uncharacterized protein, with the protein MEYLPLGICEGMEHISESVFVGLCEMVGTSQQVTLRRESRDISEMVERRVTPFNAFIRMMSGSQREGFRLKGSDLDFMFWYNNHRVIMDMSQSEYYNTSNETLILSDSSESPPGFTLLQLLTRFTYREVESALVIMNGKVFISSSKYRNLTCSEVFPNSTVHGPCGTGIVGRTEYDTAFCFVCDFWPLYASSWIDRCHSWPNPEVVHDILRSGCHFVAIGHPLGPNEKQEWRISFSQAEYKLVYSMNHSQFLTYGLLKIFLKEVINQQSEETNKLLCSYHMKTTVFWAIQQNTLLHWRPQNLLAGFWICFKLLLKWVYEGICPNFFIPQNNLFLTKVHGSAQNRLFLQLHGLYKKGLACLLQSSSIRSYITGVLYNPRLSVHTDERLLLSEIDLDAELLKDPTPFTIFPEGLTKAMHTIEQLLELPHYQTVTLQTLTVSIFQSLAFIALNKCTNTGVNKQMYIADKMSCHMLLRATKFGCISDMLYIAMYYYRTLRYREALSVIDMTKVKLARPYLMYWNGVDKERYTEAMGGQSWSRKMRQAVVMDIILNNKIYYINELIPEQQYALQNSRFALRIPTFVMLHFLEVLCSRHFDTTLSQTALYDLQVLVHHDQDLYVPDLLRDISWEILGICQQITGDFQAALYSYQQSLTQYPLHRIQTATRRRMQDIVSQTNISN; encoded by the exons ATGGAGTACTTGCCTCTAGGAAT ATGTGAGGGAATGGAGCACATATCAGAGTCCGTGTTTGTGGGACTGTGTGAGATGGTGGGGACGTCACAACAGGTGACCCTCAGGAGGGAGTCAAGGGACATCAGTGAGATGGTGGAGAGACGAGTTACACCCTTTAATGCGTTCATCAGGATGATGAGTGGAAGTCAGAGAGAAGGATTCAGACTGAAAGGTTCAGATCTGGACTTTATGTTTTGGTATAACAACCACCGAGTGATCATGGACATGTCTCAGTCGGAGTATTACAACACATCCAATGAAACCTTGATTCTCTCTGACAGTTCTGagagtccaccaggattcacATTACTTCAGTTACTAACACGATTCACATACAGAGAAGTCGAATCAGCATTAGTCATCATGAACGGCAAAGTCTTTATATCAAGTTCTAAGTACAGAAACTTAACTTGTTCAGAAGTATTTCCTAATTCTACTGTACATGGACCCTGTGGTACTGGTATAGTGGGAAGGACAGAATATGATACTGCtttctgttttgtttgtgaCTTTTGGCCTTTGTATGCCTCCTCATGGATAGATAGATGTCACTCATGGCCTAATCCTGAAGTTGTTCATGATATTTTAAGAAGTGGATGTcactttgtagcaataggacaTCCATTAGGACCAAATGAAAAGCAAGAGTGGAGAATTTCTTTCTCACAGGCAGAATATAAACTTGTGTATTCCATGAACCACAGTCAATTTTTGACATAcggattgttaaaaatatttttaaaagaagttataAATCAACAATCAGAGGAAACCAATAAACTGTTGTGTTCCTATCACATGAAGACAACAGTTTTCTGGGcaattcaacaaaacacactacTCCACTGGCGCCCACAAAATCTCCTGGCCGGTTTCTGGATCTGCTTTAAACTCCTCCTTAAATGGGTTTATGAGGGAATTTGTCCGAACTTTTTCATCCCACAAAACAACCTGTTTCTGACAAAGGTCCATGGTTCAGCACAAAACAGATTGTTTCTACAGTTACATGGATTGTACAAGAAAGGTCTGGCCTGTCTGTTACAGAGTTCCTCTATCAGGTCCTATATCACTGGTGTCCTATACAATCCTAGACTTTCTGTTCATACAGATGAGAGACTACTTTTATCTGAAATTGATCTTGATGCAGAACTTTTGAAGGATCCTACTCCATTTACTATATTTCCAGAAGGACTTACCAAAGCCATGCATACAATAGAACAGTTATTAGAATTACCACATTATCAGACTGTAACATTACAGACACTTACAGTCTCCATATTTCAGAGTCTTGCCTTTATAGCATTAAACAAGTGCACTAACACCGGTGTCAACAAACAGATGTATATTGCAGACAAAATGTCCTGTCATATGCTATTAAGAGCAACTAAGTTTGGGTGTATTTCTGACATGTTGTAcattgccatgtattattacaGGACACTCAGATACAGGGAAGCTTTATCTGTAATAGATATGACAAAGGTCAAGTTAGCACGGCCATATCTAATGTATTGGAATGGTGTAGACAAAGAGAGGTATACTGAGGCTATGGGGGGACAGTCCTGGTCTAGAAAGATGAGACAGGCTGTGGTTATGGATATCATACTAAACAACAAAATCTATTACATTAATGAACTTATACCAGAACAACAGTATGCTCTACAGAACAGTAGGTTTGCATTACGTATCCCAACGTTTGTAATGTTACATTTCCTCGAGGTATTGTGTTCCAGACACtttgatacaacattatcaCAGACAGCTCTATATGACCTACAGGTCTTAGTCCACCATGATCAGGACCTATATGTACCTGATCTACTCAGAGACATCTCCTGGGAgatcctggggatctgtcaacagatcacAGGGGACTTCCAGGCTGCTCTATACTCATACCAACAGTCACTCACACAGTATCCTTTACACAGAATACAAACTGCTACACGGAGGAGAATGCAAGATATTGTCAGTCAAACAAACATCAGTAATTGA